The proteins below come from a single Rhodococcus sp. WMMA185 genomic window:
- a CDS encoding DUF3558 family protein, translating into MMLRRTSVAAFLVFASILTACGSPAAEPEAASASETVPSSPTVRVPRQVDQSDRPWVVFDPCLDIPDEALVEAGYDPESKDEDAVAADYHTFLICNFDTPQRQYGLGVFSANITFAEEQEKVKDYSTPIEFDGRRALRKTSSTISCAISMETSYGILIVSRLIQLTRSDQNTEEERCVGIEETASIIARYLPERERELQDAGR; encoded by the coding sequence ATGATGCTGCGCCGCACCTCCGTCGCCGCATTCTTGGTGTTCGCGTCGATCCTGACTGCTTGTGGGTCTCCTGCTGCTGAACCGGAGGCTGCGTCGGCGTCGGAGACCGTACCGTCGTCTCCGACTGTTCGGGTGCCGCGTCAGGTGGATCAGTCGGATCGGCCGTGGGTGGTGTTCGATCCGTGTCTCGATATTCCGGATGAGGCGTTGGTGGAGGCGGGTTACGATCCGGAGTCCAAGGATGAGGATGCTGTCGCCGCCGACTATCACACGTTCCTGATCTGTAATTTCGACACCCCGCAACGCCAGTACGGGCTGGGTGTGTTCTCGGCGAATATCACCTTCGCCGAGGAGCAGGAGAAGGTGAAGGACTATTCCACGCCGATCGAGTTCGACGGGCGTCGCGCACTGCGCAAGACGTCATCCACGATCAGTTGCGCCATCAGCATGGAAACCAGCTACGGGATCCTGATCGTTTCCCGTCTCATTCAACTTACGCGGTCGGACCAGAACACCGAGGAGGAGCGATGCGTCGGGATCGAGGAGACCGCGAGCATCATCGCCCGCTATTTGCCTGAGAGGGAGCGGGAGTTGCAGGACGCCGGCCGGTGA
- a CDS encoding DUF3558 domain-containing protein, which produces MLRRTSVAALLVFASILTACGSPVEAPEAASASEPAPLSPTVRVPRQVDQSDRPWVVFDPCLDIPDEALVEAGYDPESKDEDAVAADYHTFLICSFRTPQRKYGLGVFSSNITFAEQQEKSKDYATPIMLDGRRALLEVPTEGICDVSMETSYGILGVSRLFFPSRSDQDEEERCVGIEETASIIARYLPERERELQDVGR; this is translated from the coding sequence ATGCTGCGTCGCACCTCCGTCGCCGCACTCTTGGTGTTCGCATCGATCCTCACCGCTTGTGGGTCTCCCGTCGAGGCACCGGAGGCTGCGTCGGCGTCGGAGCCCGCGCCGCTCTCTCCGACCGTTCGGGTGCCGCGTCAGGTGGATCAGTCGGATCGGCCGTGGGTGGTGTTCGATCCGTGTCTCGATATTCCGGATGAGGCGTTGGTGGAGGCGGGTTACGATCCGGAGTCCAAGGATGAGGATGCTGTCGCCGCCGACTATCACACCTTCCTGATCTGTTCGTTCAGGACCCCGCAACGCAAGTACGGGCTGGGTGTGTTCTCGTCGAACATCACGTTCGCCGAGCAGCAGGAGAAGTCAAAGGACTACGCCACGCCGATAATGCTCGACGGGCGCCGCGCACTGCTAGAGGTACCGACCGAGGGCATTTGCGATGTGAGCATGGAAACCAGCTACGGCATCTTGGGTGTCTCCCGACTCTTCTTCCCCTCGCGGTCGGACCAGGACGAGGAGGAGCGGTGCGTCGGGATCGAGGAGACCGCGAGCATCATCGCCCGTTACTTGCCTGAGAGGGAGCGGGAGTTGCAGGACGTCGGCCGGTGA
- a CDS encoding CHAP domain-containing protein — MSAQPVARRRRHALWITTVVAVLAVAAGAMLLWVPSRYLPWDTAPFPDVDRTALTTTQAQIVDLLETEHTAQRPGTFYSDGVREPWCANFVSWIMREAGDPLSNPHSGSWRIPGVYTLREYYESEGRYEPIGNGYRPKTGDVVLYDNEFRLGQHTNFVVTVDGDTATTVGGNERGKIRVHHLDWQSDRAVIGFGRLD, encoded by the coding sequence ATGAGCGCACAACCTGTCGCCCGCCGTCGCCGTCACGCACTCTGGATCACCACGGTGGTCGCGGTGCTGGCGGTGGCTGCGGGCGCCATGCTGTTGTGGGTGCCGTCGCGGTATCTGCCCTGGGACACAGCGCCGTTCCCCGACGTCGACCGGACTGCATTGACGACGACGCAGGCGCAGATCGTCGATTTGCTCGAGACTGAACACACCGCGCAACGCCCGGGCACCTTCTACTCGGACGGCGTCAGGGAGCCGTGGTGCGCGAACTTCGTCAGCTGGATCATGCGCGAGGCCGGTGATCCGCTGTCGAACCCGCACTCCGGGTCCTGGCGCATCCCCGGCGTCTACACGCTGCGGGAGTACTACGAGTCCGAGGGCCGGTACGAGCCGATCGGCAACGGCTATCGACCCAAGACCGGTGACGTGGTGCTGTACGACAACGAGTTTCGGCTCGGTCAACACACCAACTTCGTCGTTACTGTCGACGGCGACACCGCGACCACCGTCGGCGGCAACGAGCGCGGGAAAATTCGGGTGCATCACCTCGACTGGCAGTCGGATCGCGCAGTCATCGGGTTCGGTCGCCTCGACTAG
- a CDS encoding alkaline phosphatase family protein encodes MSGTLTRRDVLIGGTAIAGGVAVAGLAGQGTAAAQAPGMAVRDDLDVHVLVVDGMRPDELNPSLTPALTGLAADGTLYPDASSVMIAETLPNHAAMMTGVLPYRNGIPSNTIYDRQIDDTRTLGSASDLQAATVLDRVRTELGLTTASVLSKDYLHGLFGNRASVVWDPFPLLPGTEHAPDNFTVEALIQIVDEHSPRLTFTNLGDVDRVGHLDLSGPSTRIARTAALRNTDGQVQRFVDFLRASGRWERSVLIVLADHSMDWSVPTNLIGLDRPLNADPLLAGQIRIADNGGADLIYFVGDDARRSEAVERIKQIAAGVPGVESVRTPAELDLGDLAGDVVAFCAPGWRFSDPTPLSNPIPGNHGHNVTLPIPFFVTGGHQMVGRGLRIDDVQARTIDVAPTVASMFGLGAPEGGWDGASRIEGLVVA; translated from the coding sequence ATGAGCGGCACACTGACCCGGCGCGACGTGCTGATCGGCGGGACCGCGATCGCAGGAGGCGTCGCAGTCGCCGGATTGGCCGGCCAGGGTACGGCCGCAGCCCAGGCCCCCGGCATGGCGGTGCGCGACGACCTCGATGTGCATGTGCTCGTCGTCGACGGCATGCGCCCGGACGAACTGAATCCGTCCCTCACCCCAGCGCTTACCGGTCTCGCCGCTGACGGCACGCTGTACCCCGACGCGTCCTCGGTCATGATCGCGGAGACACTACCCAACCACGCCGCGATGATGACCGGCGTGCTGCCGTACCGCAACGGTATTCCCTCCAATACGATCTACGACCGCCAGATCGATGACACCAGAACCCTCGGCAGTGCAAGCGATCTGCAGGCCGCGACGGTGCTCGACCGCGTCCGCACCGAGCTGGGGCTGACCACCGCGAGCGTGCTCTCCAAGGACTACTTGCACGGGTTGTTCGGCAACCGGGCGTCGGTGGTCTGGGATCCGTTCCCGCTGCTGCCCGGCACCGAGCATGCGCCCGACAACTTCACGGTCGAGGCACTGATCCAGATCGTGGATGAGCATTCGCCTCGGCTGACGTTCACCAATCTCGGCGACGTCGACCGCGTGGGTCATCTCGACCTGTCGGGGCCCTCGACCCGCATCGCGCGCACCGCGGCCCTGCGCAACACGGACGGCCAGGTGCAGCGGTTCGTCGACTTCCTGCGCGCATCGGGCCGCTGGGAGCGCAGTGTGCTGATCGTACTCGCGGACCACTCGATGGACTGGTCTGTGCCGACCAACCTGATCGGTCTCGACCGCCCGCTCAACGCGGATCCCCTTCTCGCCGGCCAGATCCGGATTGCCGACAACGGCGGCGCCGACCTCATCTACTTCGTGGGCGACGATGCGCGGCGCAGCGAGGCAGTCGAGCGGATCAAGCAGATCGCAGCCGGAGTTCCGGGTGTCGAATCGGTGCGCACCCCCGCGGAACTCGATCTCGGTGACCTCGCCGGTGACGTTGTGGCGTTCTGCGCTCCGGGTTGGCGGTTCAGCGATCCGACACCCCTGTCGAACCCGATCCCCGGCAACCACGGCCACAACGTGACGTTGCCGATCCCGTTCTTTGTCACCGGTGGCCATCAGATGGTGGGTCGCGGCCTGCGCATCGACGACGTCCAGGCTCGCACCATAGACGTCGCACCGACCGTTGCAAGCATGTTCGGTCTTGGTGCACCCGAGGGTGGTTGGGACGGCGCCAGCAGGATCGAGGGTCTCGTCGTCGCCTGA
- a CDS encoding alkaline phosphatase D family protein, giving the protein MVVAAAGLAAAATGRASAGTLSPGFAHGIASGDPLPDRVIIWTRVTPSADALPGSGVGPNVQLSWQVATDSDFANVVRSGTAGAGSDTDHTVKVDVTGLRPGTSYFYRFTALGQTSPVGRTRTAPATDADLERLRFGVVSCSNWEGGYFASYRHLADREDLDAIIHLGDYIYEYGHGGYGARNGSVRLHDPAHDIVSLADYRIRHAQYKTDPDLMGLHAKVPFIATWDDHESADNAYEAGSLDHDPATDGDWATRRAASMQAYFEWMPVRVNGTGSDAALYRRFQFGNLAELSMLDLRTYRDEQASTGAGWRDSNSPDRTITGRAQMDWLTSGITTSSAQWKLVGNPVMISPLVFPPLDERTTGAITEMVGLPDAGIPYSTDQWDGYTADRRRLFDAITENGVGNTVFLTGDIHTSWAIDLPVNAADYPGAGTVGTEFIVPSVTSSNVDEMLGVPPRTASIAVEEAFKGMNRHLRYVELDSNGYGVFEVNKQGAQMDWFYVSDVTDKHATVRHAMSYGVADGSQQARPVAGPLDPAGYRPGAGA; this is encoded by the coding sequence ATGGTGGTTGCCGCAGCGGGGTTGGCTGCAGCGGCTACGGGACGCGCTTCGGCGGGCACCCTGTCACCGGGATTCGCCCACGGCATCGCCTCCGGTGATCCCCTCCCCGACCGGGTGATCATCTGGACACGGGTTACTCCATCCGCCGACGCACTACCCGGCTCAGGTGTGGGGCCGAATGTTCAACTGTCCTGGCAGGTAGCAACCGATTCGGACTTCGCGAACGTCGTACGCAGCGGCACCGCCGGCGCCGGGTCGGACACCGACCACACCGTGAAGGTCGACGTCACCGGCCTGCGCCCGGGCACCTCGTACTTCTACCGGTTTACGGCGCTCGGTCAGACATCTCCGGTCGGGCGCACGCGTACCGCACCCGCAACCGATGCCGACCTCGAGCGGCTGAGATTCGGCGTCGTCTCGTGTTCGAACTGGGAGGGCGGCTACTTCGCGTCGTACCGCCACCTCGCCGATCGCGAAGACCTCGACGCGATCATCCACCTCGGCGACTACATCTACGAATACGGTCACGGCGGATACGGCGCCCGCAACGGTTCTGTTCGACTGCACGATCCGGCACACGACATCGTCTCGCTCGCCGACTACCGGATCCGGCACGCGCAGTACAAGACCGACCCCGACCTCATGGGCTTGCACGCCAAGGTTCCGTTCATCGCGACGTGGGACGACCACGAATCCGCCGACAACGCGTACGAGGCCGGCTCCCTGGACCACGATCCGGCCACCGATGGGGACTGGGCTACGCGTAGGGCCGCCTCTATGCAGGCCTACTTCGAGTGGATGCCGGTGCGCGTGAACGGAACGGGTAGCGACGCCGCGCTCTACCGCCGTTTCCAGTTCGGCAATCTCGCCGAACTCTCCATGCTCGACCTGCGTACCTACCGCGACGAGCAGGCCTCCACGGGTGCCGGGTGGCGCGATTCCAATTCCCCGGATCGAACGATTACCGGTCGCGCGCAGATGGATTGGCTGACCAGCGGTATCACCACCTCTTCGGCGCAGTGGAAGCTCGTCGGCAACCCGGTGATGATCTCCCCCTTGGTGTTCCCACCGCTCGATGAGCGCACCACGGGTGCGATCACCGAGATGGTCGGATTGCCCGACGCCGGCATCCCTTACAGCACCGACCAGTGGGACGGCTACACCGCCGACCGCCGCAGGCTTTTCGACGCGATCACCGAGAACGGGGTCGGCAACACCGTCTTCCTCACCGGTGACATCCACACCTCATGGGCGATCGACCTGCCGGTCAATGCCGCGGACTACCCGGGCGCCGGCACTGTCGGCACCGAGTTCATCGTCCCGTCGGTTACGTCCTCCAACGTCGACGAGATGCTCGGCGTTCCTCCACGCACCGCATCCATCGCCGTCGAAGAGGCCTTCAAGGGGATGAATCGGCATCTACGGTACGTCGAACTCGACTCCAACGGATACGGCGTGTTCGAGGTGAACAAACAAGGAGCGCAGATGGACTGGTTCTACGTCAGTGATGTGACCGACAAGCACGCCACCGTGCGGCACGCGATGAGCTACGGCGTCGCCGATGGCTCTCAGCAGGCCCGCCCGGTAGCGGGCCCGCTCGATCCTGCCGGCTACCGGCCGGGAGCGGGCGCATGA
- a CDS encoding FAD-dependent oxidoreductase encodes MSKQRATDYDVLVVGSGFGGSVTALRLVEKGYKVGILEAGRRYADADFAKTSWDLKKFLWAPALGFFGIQRVHVLRDCLILAGAGVGGGSLNYANTLYKPPAPFFEDKQWAHITDWHDELTPYYEQARKMLGVVQNPHMTPADEIIKSVAEDMGVGETFIQTPVGVFFGEPGKTVSDPYFGGVGPDRTGCIECGECMTGCRHGAKNTLLKNYLGLAEKAGAEIIPMTTVTGLREAYDGTWHVSTRRTGPRKRRGRKTYTAAHVVLAAGTWGTQHLLFDQKDSGALPKISDQLGVLTRTNSESILGAARKTVDPALELTKGVAITSSFHPTSDTHVEPVRYGKGSNSMAMLQTLLTDGGGRRWLTFLKELAKNPTAVRALTPYKWSERTIIALVMQNLDNSITTYTKKGLFGRRKVTSKQGHGEPNPSWIPVGNEATRRIAKKIDGEAGGTWGDVFNIPLTAHFLGGCAISSEPSKGVIDPYHRVWGYPTLSVVDGAAVSANLGVNPSLTISAQAERAASLWPNKGEQDQRPAQGEGYRRLNPVAPVKPVVPADAPAALVLPIVEIRSGAKASKKSKHGVA; translated from the coding sequence ATGAGCAAGCAGCGCGCGACGGACTACGACGTCCTCGTCGTCGGTTCCGGATTCGGTGGCAGTGTCACCGCGCTCCGATTGGTGGAAAAGGGCTACAAGGTCGGCATCCTCGAGGCTGGCCGTCGCTATGCGGACGCCGACTTCGCCAAGACGAGTTGGGATCTCAAGAAGTTCCTGTGGGCACCTGCCCTGGGATTCTTCGGTATTCAGCGCGTCCACGTTCTGCGTGACTGCCTGATCCTCGCCGGCGCGGGAGTCGGTGGTGGCTCGCTCAACTACGCCAACACGCTCTACAAGCCGCCTGCCCCCTTCTTCGAAGACAAGCAGTGGGCACACATCACCGATTGGCACGACGAACTCACCCCGTACTACGAGCAAGCCCGCAAGATGCTCGGCGTGGTGCAGAACCCGCACATGACCCCCGCCGACGAGATCATCAAGTCGGTAGCCGAAGACATGGGGGTCGGCGAGACGTTCATCCAGACACCGGTGGGCGTCTTCTTCGGTGAGCCCGGCAAGACCGTGTCCGACCCCTATTTCGGCGGCGTCGGGCCAGACCGCACCGGCTGCATCGAGTGCGGTGAGTGCATGACCGGGTGCCGCCACGGCGCAAAGAACACGCTGCTCAAGAACTACCTGGGGCTTGCCGAGAAGGCCGGCGCCGAGATCATCCCGATGACAACGGTGACGGGGCTGCGCGAGGCCTACGACGGGACGTGGCACGTCAGCACCCGGCGCACGGGCCCGCGCAAGCGAAGGGGCCGCAAGACGTACACCGCCGCCCACGTCGTTCTCGCCGCAGGCACGTGGGGCACGCAGCATCTGTTGTTCGACCAGAAGGATTCGGGCGCATTGCCCAAGATCTCCGACCAACTCGGTGTGCTCACCCGCACCAACTCCGAATCGATCCTCGGCGCCGCCAGGAAGACGGTGGACCCTGCCCTCGAGCTGACCAAGGGCGTAGCCATCACGTCGTCGTTCCACCCGACGTCCGACACCCACGTCGAGCCGGTGCGGTACGGCAAGGGGTCGAACTCCATGGCCATGCTCCAGACCTTGCTGACCGACGGTGGCGGCAGGCGATGGTTGACGTTCCTCAAGGAGCTGGCGAAGAACCCGACCGCGGTGCGGGCGCTCACTCCTTACAAGTGGAGCGAGCGCACCATCATCGCGCTCGTGATGCAGAACCTCGACAACTCCATCACGACTTACACCAAGAAGGGCCTGTTCGGTCGGCGCAAGGTCACGAGCAAGCAGGGCCACGGGGAGCCGAACCCGAGCTGGATTCCGGTGGGCAACGAGGCCACCCGTCGTATCGCGAAGAAGATCGACGGCGAGGCGGGTGGAACCTGGGGAGATGTGTTCAACATCCCGCTGACCGCGCACTTCCTTGGTGGCTGCGCGATCTCCTCGGAGCCGTCGAAGGGCGTCATCGATCCGTACCACCGCGTTTGGGGATACCCGACGCTGAGTGTGGTCGACGGCGCCGCCGTGTCGGCGAATCTGGGCGTCAACCCGTCCCTGACCATTTCGGCGCAGGCCGAGCGTGCGGCGTCTCTGTGGCCGAACAAGGGTGAGCAGGATCAGCGTCCCGCGCAGGGCGAGGGGTACAGGCGCCTGAACCCGGTCGCGCCGGTCAAGCCGGTAGTGCCAGCGGATGCTCCCGCTGCTCTGGTACTGCCGATCGTCGAGATCCGCAGTGGTGCCAAAGCGTCGAAGAAGAGCAAGCACGGCGTCGCCTAG
- the guaA gene encoding glutamine-hydrolyzing GMP synthase, whose protein sequence is MTDIEQQRPVLVVDFGAQYAQLIARRVREAKVYSEVIPHTATVAEIAARNPLAVVLSGGPSSVYEEGAPQLDAALFDLKVPVFGICYGFQAMAGALGGTVAHTGTREYGRTELSVRGGLLHDGLPSNQPVWMSHGDAVTEAPEGFEVTATSAGAPVAAFEDRARKFAGVQYHPEVLHSPHGQQVLSRFLHEIAGIPAAWTPANIADALVEQVREQVGDGKAICGLSGGVDSAVAAALVQRAVGDNLTCVFVDHGLMRAGERVQVEKDFVAATGAKLITVDAAETFIGELAGVSDPETKRKIIGREFIRSFEGAVSDVLGENAAHGDAVEFLVQGTLYPDVVESGGGTGTANIKSHHNVGGLPEDLQFKLVEPLRLLFKDEVRAVGRELGLPDEIVRRQPFPGPGLGIRIIGEVTQERLEILRHADSIAREELTAAGLDSQIWQCPVVLLADVRSVGVQGDGRTYGHPIVLRPVSSEDAMTADWTRLPYDVLERISTRITNEVHDVNRVILDITSKPPGTIEWE, encoded by the coding sequence GTGACAGATATCGAGCAGCAGAGACCGGTTCTCGTCGTCGACTTCGGCGCGCAGTATGCGCAGCTGATCGCCCGGCGTGTGCGCGAGGCCAAGGTCTACTCCGAGGTGATTCCGCACACCGCGACCGTCGCGGAGATCGCGGCCAGAAATCCCCTCGCCGTGGTGCTCTCGGGCGGGCCGTCGAGCGTGTACGAGGAAGGTGCGCCCCAGCTGGACGCGGCCTTATTCGACCTGAAAGTGCCGGTATTCGGTATCTGCTACGGATTTCAAGCCATGGCCGGCGCTCTCGGCGGAACAGTGGCGCACACCGGCACCCGCGAATACGGCCGAACAGAATTGTCGGTACGGGGCGGATTGCTGCACGATGGTCTGCCGTCGAATCAGCCCGTGTGGATGAGTCACGGCGACGCGGTCACCGAGGCGCCCGAGGGGTTCGAGGTGACGGCCACGAGTGCGGGCGCGCCCGTCGCCGCATTCGAGGACCGGGCCCGCAAGTTCGCGGGGGTGCAGTATCACCCTGAGGTCCTGCATTCGCCGCACGGACAGCAGGTGCTGAGCCGGTTCTTGCATGAGATAGCGGGAATTCCCGCCGCCTGGACGCCGGCGAATATCGCCGACGCACTCGTCGAGCAGGTTCGTGAACAGGTCGGTGACGGCAAGGCCATCTGTGGACTCTCCGGCGGTGTCGACTCTGCGGTCGCGGCGGCGCTCGTGCAGCGGGCGGTGGGCGACAACTTGACTTGTGTGTTCGTCGATCACGGCCTCATGCGTGCAGGTGAGCGGGTGCAGGTGGAAAAGGACTTCGTTGCCGCCACCGGCGCCAAGCTGATCACCGTCGACGCTGCCGAGACCTTCATCGGCGAACTGGCCGGAGTGTCCGACCCGGAAACCAAGCGCAAGATCATCGGCCGAGAGTTCATCCGCAGCTTCGAGGGTGCGGTCAGCGATGTGTTGGGCGAGAACGCCGCACACGGTGACGCGGTCGAATTCCTGGTCCAGGGCACGCTCTATCCGGACGTCGTAGAGTCCGGCGGTGGAACGGGCACCGCCAACATCAAGAGCCATCACAACGTGGGCGGACTGCCGGAGGACTTGCAGTTCAAGCTCGTCGAGCCGCTTCGACTGCTGTTCAAGGACGAGGTCCGTGCCGTGGGGCGCGAGCTGGGTCTGCCCGACGAGATCGTGCGCCGACAGCCGTTCCCCGGTCCCGGACTCGGCATCCGCATTATCGGAGAGGTTACGCAGGAGCGACTCGAGATCCTGCGTCACGCGGATTCCATTGCGCGCGAGGAGTTGACGGCCGCAGGGCTCGACAGTCAGATCTGGCAGTGCCCGGTGGTGCTGTTGGCCGACGTTCGTAGTGTCGGCGTGCAGGGTGACGGTCGCACTTACGGTCACCCGATCGTGCTTCGGCCCGTTTCGAGCGAGGACGCGATGACCGCGGACTGGACACGGTTGCCCTACGACGTTCTCGAGCGGATCTCCACCCGGATCACCAACGAGGTGCACGACGTCAATCGCGTCATTCTGGACATTACGAGCAAACCGCCAGGCACCATCGAGTGGGAGTAG
- a CDS encoding SDR family oxidoreductase codes for MRLAVVGGTGLVGSKVVARAREAGIETVVIARSTGVDLMTGDGLDAALEGCDAVVDVSNKTVMRARPAVRYFGQAAANLVAAAERAGVGHLVTLSIVGIDAIDFGYYLGKREQEECVRAGAVPWTIVRATHFFEYPEPLLESKSRAVAIPRILCQPVAADDVAEFLVRTSQRDPAWGTVSIAGPRQEQVVDMARRIVAARHTRRLVVPITMPGKVGKAMATGGLIPQGDYLSTTTTFDDYLATI; via the coding sequence ATGAGACTTGCGGTAGTTGGTGGAACCGGGCTGGTCGGGTCGAAGGTCGTCGCGCGTGCGCGGGAGGCAGGTATCGAGACCGTCGTGATCGCCCGCTCCACCGGGGTCGACTTGATGACCGGTGACGGTCTCGATGCGGCGCTGGAAGGTTGCGATGCTGTCGTGGACGTGTCGAACAAGACAGTGATGCGAGCACGTCCGGCTGTCCGGTACTTCGGGCAAGCGGCAGCGAATCTCGTTGCGGCCGCAGAGCGTGCGGGCGTCGGTCATCTCGTGACGTTGTCGATCGTCGGGATAGACGCGATCGACTTCGGCTACTACCTGGGTAAGCGCGAACAAGAGGAATGCGTCCGCGCCGGTGCGGTTCCGTGGACCATCGTCCGTGCCACACACTTCTTCGAGTATCCCGAGCCGCTACTCGAGTCGAAGTCACGGGCCGTCGCCATTCCACGGATTCTGTGCCAGCCGGTCGCCGCCGACGACGTTGCGGAGTTTCTGGTGCGGACTTCGCAGCGCGATCCTGCATGGGGAACCGTCTCGATCGCCGGGCCGCGGCAGGAGCAGGTGGTCGACATGGCCCGTCGGATCGTCGCAGCACGCCATACTCGTCGACTGGTGGTACCGATCACTATGCCCGGGAAGGTGGGAAAAGCGATGGCTACGGGCGGCCTCATCCCACAAGGCGACTATCTGAGTACCACAACAACGTTCGATGACTACCTCGCCACCATCTGA
- a CDS encoding pentapeptide repeat-containing protein, with product MGAELTGSILTGSMLTGSELTGAELTGSELVGWEARPGIPEASAGSRNCGRQWRRCRLSLIEQPQSAEHQHHADEPGAAETDSDGSDCAQCDGQCHEEHDCLGTRIGTVTASHQGLRG from the coding sequence GTGGGGGCCGAACTGACCGGGTCCATATTGACCGGTTCCATGCTGACCGGCTCCGAACTGACCGGGGCCGAACTGACCGGGTCCGAACTGGTTGGGTGGGAAGCCCGCCCCGGGATACCCGAGGCCTCCGCCGGGAGTCGAAACTGCGGCCGGCAATGGCGGCGGTGTCGGCTGTCGCTGATAGAGCAGCCACAGTCCGCCGAGCATCAGCATCATGCTGATGAGCCCGGAGCCGCCGAGACCGACTCCGATGGGTCCGACTGTGCTCAGTGCGATGGCCAATGCCACGAGGAGCACGACTGTCTTGGTACCCGAATCGGAACTGTGACCGCGTCCCATCAGGGACTCCGCGGGTGA